The sequence below is a genomic window from Sphingobacterium sp. ML3W.
GCGATTGGTCAATACAGATGGGACTTTTCCACCATCCGGGCGGTCAGTAATTTATCGTGGAGCTGCATTTCATCATTTGGCTGACATGGTATTAAAAAAACGATTACCCGAGGAACTCACAGAAGGACAGGTTCGCGCTGCTTTATCTGCCGTTTTGCAAAAAACATTTGAAAGTCCAACTACTTATCACCAAAATTGGTTAACGATTGGTCTATACGGAGATCAACCAGGTTTAGGAGATTTTTACAATAATCAAGGAAGTCCTTATTTGTGTAGTACGATTTTTTTACCACTAGGACTTTCGGAAAATGATAGTTTTTGGACTTCAAAAGAAGAAGACTGGAGTTCTAAACGTATTTGGTCTGGACAGGATTGGAATAAAGATAAAAGTAAGGGCATTCAGTAAGAGATAAAAAGTCATGAGATTAGTAACATTTTGTAAAATTGGAGTCGTTCACTGGGCTGCTGATACCCCTAATTCTCGGGCTAGCTCTGACATGTTTTTCCTGTATTAAATTCCCAGCACGTTCTTTAAAGGTGCGATCGTATTTTTTACGGATTTAGTCATCATTTCAAAATTAAGATATTTATTGTTCTTAACTTCATATGCCCACTAAGTTAGCAACTCCAGTGAAGGAGTGACGAGGTAAGGAAGTGAAGAAGTAACAAGAGATAAGTGAAGAAGTAACATAGTGACGAGTAGTTTAATAACTGAGTTATGCGACGAGCCGGTTGCTGGGAAGGGTGAGGGGAAAGTAATCGACTCATTGTACTGTCATTAATACATGGATGCCATATTGGTAATGAAGGGATAAAAAGGAAATTATTCTTCTCAAAACTATTATTTTTCAATTATGTTTTCTTCGATATAAATGTGTTAACTTATCTGAATAACTAACTGATACCGATATGGGTTATCCTATTCCTAAAGATCTGAAAGGGCTGAATGCCGAGCAAATAAAAGTGTCTGTTGAAAAATATGGTGATAATAGCCTGAAAACAAAACGTGACAGCGGGACATGGGTTGTGTTGATGAATATTCTGAAAGAACCGATGTTGATCCTGCTTATCGTGATATCTGTTATTTATTTAGTGGTTGGAAATTATGCTGAAGCCTACTTTATGTTTGCGGCTGTAGTTTTTGTGTCAGGTATTTCTTTTTATCAGGACACGCGGAGCCGCAATGCGATGCAGGCATTGGAAAAGTTAAACGAACCGCACAGTAATGTCATCCGAGATGGTCATATCGTTGCTATCAAAACACATGAAATAGCTGTTGGAGACTTATGTATCACGGAAGAAGGCCAGATTATCAATGCTGATGGCCGTATTGTGCACAGCAATGATTTTTCGGTCAATGAATCTTCTCTTACTGGTGAAAGCCTTTCGGTGTTCAAGGATGCCGATGGTTCGGACAATAAGGTGTATAGCGGCACGATCACTGTTTCGGGTTTGGCAGTTTTTGAGGTGCAGGAGATAGGAGAGCAGACAAAACTAGGAAAGATAGGTCACTCTATTGCTTCTATTATAGAAGAAAAATCACCTTTGCAGTTACAGATTGAGCGCTTCGTGAAAAAGATGGCACTCGTCGGATTAGTAGTCTTTATACTGGTATGCTTGGCCAATTATTTTCAAACTAAAAGTTTTGTTGACAGTCTTTTAAATGGTCTTACTTTGGCCATGTCGATCCTTCCGGAAGAGATCCCTGTAGCATTTACGACTTTTATGGCGCTAGGGGCATGGCGACTCATGCGTGATGGTGTTATAATTAAAAAATCGAGCATCGTAGAGACATTAGGGAGCACCACGGTAATCTGTACTGATAAAACAGGTACAATAACCGAAAACACGATGCACCTGGTTGCTGTGTATAGTGAGGCTGGTGAACGCACTGCATATGAGCAGGATTACCAGCTGCCCGAAATTGCAAGTGTAATTCAGAATGCCATGTGGGCCAGCGAACCCGTGCCTTTCGATCCGATGGAGAAAGAACTCCATCGCCTTTACGAGCAGACTGAAAAAAATGATCGGCGTGCACAGTTTGAGTTATTCCACGAGTATCCTTTGGAAGGAAAGCCACCCATGATGACCCATCTATTTAAAAATAATAGCGGTGAGCGTATTATTGCAGCAAAAGGGGCACCCGAAGCTATTCTCGATGTGAGTAGGCTGTTGCCTGAAAAAAAAGTAGCATTGCGGCGATTAGTGGATCAATTTGGTCAGGAGGGTTACCGTGTATTGGGAGTTGCAACTGCAATTTATGGAAGCGATGAATTTCCTGAAAAGCAACAGGATTTTCCGTTTGATTTTGTAGGGTTTGTTGTTTTTTACGATCCGCCGAAAAAAGGTATCGAAAAGGTGTTTAAGCAAATTTATGAAGCAGGGATCAAAGTTAAAATGATAACTGGGGATAATTCCAATACGGCTGGGTCTATCGCGGCCCAAGCGGGTATCATAAATGCTTCGGCACATATAGAAGGTAAAGAATTGATTGCGCTCTCTGAGGAGCAGCTGGACAGAAAGGTCCAAGAAAGTACCCTCTTTGCGCGCATGTATCCTGAGGCAAAGTTGGCCGTGATCAAATCGCTAAAACGAAATGGTGAAGTGGTGGCCATGCTCGGAGATGGTGTAAATGATGCGCCCGCATTGAAAGCTGCACATATTGGCGTAGCGATGGGGCATAAAGGAACTGAAATAGCGAAGGCAGCAGCAGCTGTAGTGCTGATCAATGATGATTTTTCAAAGTTGGTGCTTGCAATCGCTGCAGGTAGACGCATCTATGCCAATATTAAGAAAGCTATTCAGTATATTATTTCTATTCACATTCCCATTATCTTGACCGTATCACTACCGCTCTTTTTGGGGTGGGTATACCCGCAGATCTTTACCCCTATACATGTCATATTTTTGGAACTGGTGATGGGACCTACTTGTTCTATTGTCTATGAAAACGAGCCAATGGAAAAAAATGCCATGCAACGTAAGCCACGTCCGATATCGGAGACTTTTTTAAACTGGAAAGAATTGATGATCAGTGTGGTTCAGGGTTTGGTGATTACTGGTGGTGTTCTTTTTATCTATCAATATACCCATCAACAGGGAGGTGACGAGAAGATGGTACGGAGTATGGTCTTTACGACATTGATCTTTGCTAATATCCTGCTGAGTTTTATCAACCGTTCTTTTTACTATTATATATACGAGACCATCAGGTATAAGAATCGTCTTATTTATTACATTACCGGTATTACTTTGCTGTTCATGTTTATGATGCTGTATGTTAAGCCTGTTTCCAATTTCTTTAGCATGACGAATCTGGGATTTACCCAATTGTTATTCTGTTTGTTAACAGCGGCAATCAGTACGCTCTGGATGGATCTTTATAAATGGTGGAAACGATCAAGAAATGCATAGCAATTGTTGCTATTTTTACATGTAATTCAAACCAATGGATTGAACTTTTTGATGGTATTACTGCAAAAGGATACTGTTTCCTGACCTTTAATATAACAGGTCGGGAAAGTCAAGATAGCACGTTACCTTTGTTAAGTGTTATCTTTAATTTCAGTTTAGTATAATTATGATTTTAAGGTCTACTTTCCTTTTTTCTTGAGTTCTTTCATCAGATCTTCAAGATAGTCGGTTTGCACTTCCTGAATTTCTAATAACATCTTATTTTGATGCACCAGTAGATGGTCAATTTTGTCACTTAATAATTTTATTTCCAATTCTGCTTTCAGATTGATTTTATAGTCATGTTCACCTCTTATTCTGTCTTTCTGTTCTTGTCTATTTTGACTCATCATAATAATTGGTGCTTGGATGGCAGCTAGACAGGAGAGTATTAAATTGAGTAAAATAAAGGGATAAGGGTCAAATGGTCGACTTGATAAAATTATTATATTGATAATCATCCATATTAAAATGAATGAAAAAAACGTAATAATAAAAAACCAGCTCCCTCCAAAAGCAGCAACTTTATCAGCAAGCTTTTGCCCTGTTGTAAGTTCAGTTTCTATTTCTTCCTGTATATTTTCTGAAAGGATAGAATTTTTTTGAATTGCATCTAGCACATCTTGATCTATGACCGCTAATTCTCCTTTTTCTGTGCTTATAAGTGATGTCAGATAACGTCTTCGATACAGATTAAGTTCGTCCAATGAAATGTAATCGTCTCTTTTAATGTTAGGAAAGTCAACCCTTAATAAATTAAAAATTCCTTCTCTTACATCGCCAGCTCGTATTGCTTCACCTTCTGCTATGGCTATTTTTGTGATTGAACTGCTTTTCATTTTTCAAGTCTTTAAAGTACGAACCAATTATTAACTCCTTATAATTCATATCCGCTCTTGATTATTGTAGTTATCATTTTAAATTGTTCTTTTGCCGCAATTCGATGTTTAGCATGAGCAGGAATAATAATACTTTCACCAAATTTCAGCATGTTTATTTTACCATCAATAGTTACGGTAGCAACACCATCAATGATCTGAACATAAATATCAAAAGCAGATGTTTCATCTTTCAACTCTCTGCCAATATCTAAAGAAGTAGCAGTAATGCTACCAGTTGTTTTATTTAAGATTGTTGTGTTTACCACAGCGTTTTGTACATAGTTAACCATTTCAACGGTTGAATGTACTTTACCTTTATCTAATTCGGGGTTTCTCTTCATTTTAATTTATTTAGAGATTATTGAATGATGAAAAGAGTTGACGAAATCAAAGCCTACTTACTTACCATATTATTGTAAATAAAATATAGCGATAGAAATCAAGACAAAGTTTCTTGAAAATTTGCATTGGTTTATTATACAATTAAATATTTTTATGGTATAATTAGTAGACGAAATTCCCTGTAATTTATAGATCTTCTAAATTTCTGCGCTGTCTATCAGGTAGGTTTTTGAAAAAAGTAGGAGTGAGTCCCGTTATTTTTTTAAATTGTTTAGATAGATGTGAAACACTGCAGTAGTGCATTTTATAAGAGATTTCAGTTAGGTTTAATTCATCATATATAATCAGTTCCTTGATTTTTTCGACTTTGTGAAGTATGATAAAATGCTCTATTGTTATACCTTTTGTTTTTGAAAAGAGCTCCGCTAGGTAATGGTAGTTATGTTGGAGTTTTCCGCTCAGAAAATCAGAAAAATTTATATGAGGCAATTCATCTGCATAGTGAACTGTTTCAATAATAATATTAATTATTTTTTCAATAAGGAGGGCTTTTTTATCATCCATTAGTTCTAATCCTGATCGATGTAATGTTTCTTTAAGCCTATTCTGAAGTGCTTTTGAAATAGGTTTTGCTAATTTTACTTCACCCAGTTCTATTTGATTGAATTCAATACCTAACTTATCCAGTTCAGACTTTACCATCATTTTACAACGAAGGCTTACCATATTTTGAATAAATAATTTCATACTATTCAGTGTCAGGTTTCGGGTGAGTATTAGTGTGCAAAAAATTGAATGACAAAAATGTATATTATTATATTTCGTCAACGATTATATTTTAGTTCCTCAATGCTGCTTACCAATTTTGAATAAGACAGTTAAGTAATATTATACACTTCATTTCAGCAAATCGGACCTCCGCTCTATATACAATGTATTTTTTTTCATTTTGTTTTAATTACTTGATTATATATAGCGGTATGCTGTTTTTTTAGAAATAATTTAAGGTTTACAACCTACCAATTATACAACAAATATTTTTAAATGTACAACTGATACGGGTTTGTAAAACAGAACTTTATCTTGATCAATAAGTGGATTTTTTTTAAAAAAAATAGTAGATGAAAACAGATACAGCATTACAGTTGGATGTTCAAAAGGCCATCCTATGGGAGCCTCTGCTAGATGAAGCAGAAATAGGTGTTACGGTTAAGAATGGTGTTGTTACACTTTCAGGTTATGTGGACAATTATGTAAAAAAACTAGAAGCTGAAAATGCCACAAAGCGTGTTATTGGTGTCAGGGCTTTAGCAGAAAATATCAAAGTAAAATTTGCTAGCTCTTTTTCAAGAACTGATGCCGAAATTGCTGATGAAGTACTTGTAGCACTAAAAAGAAACTGGTCTATTCCCAGTGAAAAAATTAGTGTAAAGGTTGAAGACGGCTGGGTTACATTGGATGGAGAACTGACATGGAACTATCAGAAGGAAGCTGCGCAACATGCTGTACATTATTTCGTAGGAGTTAAAGGAGTGGATAATAACATTAGGATCAAATCTGGTAGGAATGATGCAATTGAGAAGAAAGATATTGAACATGCTCTTAAAAGAAGTACTATAGATGATAGCAATATCAAGGTTTCAGTATCTGATAATGTGGTTACATTAAGTGGTACTGTTGATTCCTGGTATCAAAAAGGAGAGGCCGGTCGCATTACTTGGAACACACCTGGAGTTTCCCATGTGAAAAACGATCTGGATATCGACTACGAAATAGACTTCGGCTAAGTCCTTAATTAAGTAATAATACATTGAAGTAACAGGAAGTAAGGATGTTGATATGAAAAAACTGGAGAATAAAATAGCTATCATAACCGGCGGTTCAAGTAGTATCGGTAAAATAACTGCTCAACTATTTTTAGATGAAGGAGCAAAAGTCATGTTGGTGAATCTTTCTGAAGAGCAATTAAAAGAAGCGGTGACAGAGTTGAGGAGTAAGCACGTTGATTGATGGTGGTATGTGTACGCAGTAATCAAAAGATTATTTAAAGTGTAGTTGTATACCCATAGTGGCAAAATTGTAAAATAATGACAGCGTATTAAAAAATAAAGTTCATGGCAATTCAAACCATAAATCCTTCCAATAATAGAATCATAAAGACCTATTACGAAATGAGCGGAGCAGCTGTGGACACAGCTGTTGGACAAGCAACAAATGCTTTTCAAGAATGGAAGAAAACAGATTATAAAGCCAGAGCACAACTGCTCCATAATGTTGCTGGTCTGCTTCGGAAAAATAAGAAAGAACTTGCAAAGTTGATTACTTTAGAGATGGGTAAATTACTTATTCACGCAGAAGGGGAGATAAAACTGAGCGCTGAAATTTTTGATTATTATGCTAAAAATTCGGAAAAGATGCTCGCTGATGAAGTGCTGAATCCAGTTCACGGTAAGGCGTTTATAAGAAATAGCCCTATCGGTGTATTGCTCGGTATTCAGCCATGGAATTTTCCATTTTACCAAATAGCTCGATTTGCTGCACCTAATATAATGATTGGTAATACCCTATTGATAAAACATGCATCCATTGTGCCGCAATGTGCTTTAGCTATAGAGGAATTATTCAAGCAGGCCGGTGCTCCGGATGGATTGTACACCAATCTTTTGATTTCTAAGGAGCGGGTAGCTGCATTGGTTGCAGATATAAGAGTCAAGGGAGTTTCGCTCACCGGTAGCGAAAAAGCGGGGGCCAGCGTAGCGATAGAGGCCGGCAAGCACATTAAAAAATCAGTACTTGAATTAGGTGGAAGTGATGCATTTATTATACTTGAAGATGCTGATATAGATAAAGCTGTGGAATGGGCTGTGGTAGGAAGGATTAACAATAATGGGCAATGTTGTGTGGCGTCAAAGCGCTTTATCGCCGTGGAAAGTATTGTTAATGAATTTTTAGAAAAATTCAAAATTAAAATGGCTGCATTGGTATTGGGGGATCCTATGGATGCGGAGACAAACTTAGGTCCGCTATGTACAGAGCAAGCCGCCGTAAAAATCGTTGATCAGGTAAAAAGAGCGGTTGAAGGTGGTGCAAAAGTTCTGTTGGGTGGAAAAAGACCAGATAGAGATGGAGCTTATATGCAAGCCACTATTCTCACCGATATAGAACCAGGAAACCCGGTTTATTACGAAGAATTTTTTGGTCCTGTCGCGCTTTTCTTTAAGGTAAAGAATGAAGAAGAAGCCATTGCTTTAGCTAATGATTCACCTTTTGGATTAGGAGGTTCGGTATTTACGCAGGATATTGAAAGAGGGAAGCGCGTAGCCGATCAGATCGATACCGGAATGGTCTTTATTAATCATCCAACCTGGACGCAAGCCGATCTGCCATTTGGCGGGACAAAAGGTTCTGGATATGGAAGAGAAATGGCAGAGTTGGGATTACAGGAATTCGTGAATAAAAAACTGATCAGAATAAGTGAATTGACTGATCCCTTTTAGCTTCTTCCTACTGCTATTAAAAAAAAATCGATAAAAAATTTATCTACTGCTAAGTCTAACTTAAAGGTAGCATCATTTTATACCCGTTAGGGTATAATTTGTCTTGTTTTTGAGTTTTTATACCTGATAGGGTATAAAAATGGTGAATTTCTATATTGTATACCCTAACTGGTATAATTTGTGGATAAAACATCGAATAAACGATTGACTTTGGTTGGTAAATTTTATACCCTTTCTGGGTTCAATTACGAAGGCGGAGATATCTTGCAGACCGTGCTGATACCTGCCTTCTCAACGTTGTGTGCTATAAGTATACCCCATTCTTTCGTGTTCATTATATCTAATCGTTCACGATACATGAACGATCAGATATAATGAACACAATCTAAATAGACAATTTACTTTTCGTTACTGATTTGGTTGAATTTAGTTTTTAAGTGTCTCTTCAATAGTTAATCCAAATGTAGAAGGTATTTACATTTAAGAGTATGCTTTTTTACCGTGTATAGCTTTTAATATTTTTATTTTGAAAAATTTATCTCTACCTTAACTTTAACGTTCATGCCAATTAAATGTTAAACCAATAGTGATGTCTCCAAAAGAAATAGCTACACTCGAAAAATTGAAGGATGGAGATTTAGCTTCATTTAATGATATTTATTTTCAATATTCTCCAAAGATTTATGTGAGGTTGATCAAATTGGTGAAAGATCAAGTTATTGCAGAAGAAATCTTGCAGGATGTATTTACAAAAGTATGGGTCAACCGCACTAAGATCGATCCTGCTAAAGGTTTTGTGTCTTTCCTCAATCATATTTCGGATAATCTGGCTATTGATTTTTTTCGGAAAGTGCAGCGGGATAAAGCGCTGCAATTAGAGCTGTGGGTATCTGCAGTAGAGTTGTATTATCATACGGAAGAACATGTTTTTTTTAAAGATACGCAGGACATTTTAACAAAGGCAATCGATTCGTTGAGTCCAAAACGCAAAGAAATATTGATGCTCAATAAGTTTCATGAAAAAAGCTATAAAGAAATTGCCGAAGAGCTGGGTATTTCTGTTTCCACTGTTAGCAATCAATTGGTGAATGCACTAAAAGATATCAAAGAATATATTCGTAAAAACTACCGTAACGAGGCTATAATCAGCTTTTTGGCCACTCTACTATTTAAAATATAAAAAAAAAGTGAAATACCGATAGTGTGTTTCTTTCGGACAGACGTATAGAGAGTTAAATACAGCAATGTATCCAACTAATTATAAACTGTTTTGAAAGGACATATTTTTAAATATAAGCTGCAAGAGTATATTCATAATAGACTCGACCTAAAGGAATATGAGGCATTCTTTGATGAATTGAATGTGGTGGATCCTATTCTGCTTCAACAATGGGTTGCAGAAATTTTAGAGGAGAAAGAGGATGATGCAAGTCATCGTATTCCAATTCCTGACCTTTCCAAAGTTCATAAACAGGTACTTCAAAATGTTTATGAGATAGATCCTCCAGTAACGGGAACAACTCGAAAAATGACGTATTGGATGTGGGCATCTAGTGCGGCGGTATTCCTTTGTGTGCTTTCTCTGCTCTATATATTCAATTTTAAAACACCTAGCGAAGTCAATGACAGGTCCAGGTTGTTTGCGTATGAAAATACCCATTCTTATACGATCGATATGCAGCTGCCTGATAGTTCCATAGCTATTCTGTATCCAAATGCTAAGATCAGCTACGTGCTGAACGAGGAAGGGGACCGAGAAATTAAACAATTGCAGGGAAAGGTGATTTACAAAGTACATAAGAATCCAAAATCTCCTTTTACGGTTAATTATCGGGACTATGTCACGAAGGCGCTAGGTACGGTATTTAGTGTAGATCCTAAATCGGATGAAAATATACTGATTAAACTTCTGGAGGGCAAGGTTTCAGTTGGCCATTTTGATGCGCTACCAAAAGATCTGGTATACCTGAATGCGAATGAAGAGGTGGAAGTTGATTTGAAGTTGCATAAAATGACCAAATTGTCGGAGAAGGTATTGGAAAAATCTCGTTTAGCACGTGTTGATAAAAAGCTGAGTGAGCTTATCCCTAGTTTTAACGCTAACGTAGCCTGGACCAATCAAGCAGTTGAATTTAGTCAAACCAAAAATACACAACTCTTACAGGTCATCGAAAATCTATATGAAGTATCGATTATCTGTGAAAGCCCGGAATTACTATCCAATTCATTTACGGGAAGCCTCAATAGAAAAGAGCCTCTTGAAAAATTCTTAACCAATTTCTGTCAATTAAATGGTTGCTCGTTCCGTCTTGATAATGGAATCGTCCATCTGAGCAATTTAATAAGAAAGGAGGGCCCAAATTAGGAAATCAACCCGCAATTATGCCTAAAAAATAAAACGACCAGTTTTTAATTTTTAATAACCAATACTTAATATTATGAAGCATATTTTAATCAAATTAATGCTAATGGGACAGCTATTCCTATACTTTTCGGTAGGATTTGCCCAATCCAACCTGAAAGTCAGTGGTAAGGTTGTGGATGCCGAAGGAAATTCTTTACCTGGTGCCAGCATCGACCTCATTCATGAAAAGACAAATAAGAAAGTGAATTTTGTTGCTGACAATGACGGATTATTCATCTTGAGCCCACTTACTGGAGGAGAAAGCTATTCCATTTTTGGACATCATATAGGTTATGCTGCCGATTCTGTCAAACATTTTGTAGCTACTGCTAACAGTAAAAATACGATTCTTATTCGATTAAAAACCAATACGGGTACCATTGATGAAGTCGTGGTGATCGGTTATGGTTCTGTACAGAAAAAAGATTTGACAGGAGCTATTTCTACTGTATCTGGTAAGGATATACAAGTTCGTAAATCCACGCAATTATCCCAAGCATTGCAGGGTTCGGTACCAGGGGTTATGGTCACGAGGTCCAATAATGCCCCAGGTAGTACTGCTCAGGTACGTGTGAGGGGTATAACGACGATCACGGAGGGTGGGATGAACCCATTGATTATTTTGGATGGAGTTCCTATTGCAGATATGAATGCTGTGAACCCAAATGATGTTGAGAATATAACGGTGTTGAAAGATGCAGCTTCTGCTTCCATATATGGGGCTAGGGCAGCAGCAGGTGTGATTTTGATTACGTCAAAACGTGGTGAAGAGGGGAAAGTGGCGTTGGAATATAATGGCGAATATGGTTTTGAAAAACCGACTAAGTTACCTGAATATGTAGATGCGGTTAGGTATTTACAATTAAGTAATGAGTTGCGCTGGAATGACAACAATAATAATGACAATCAATATCCGATATATGGCAAAGATCTGATCGATAATTACCGACAAAATAATGCGGAAAATCCAGACCAATATCCAATGACAGATTGGAGAAAAATGATTTTAAAGAATTCGGTTCCCCGGCAATCACATTTGCTCTCCGTTACAGGTGCCGGAAAAGCATTGCGCACGCGTTTTTCTCTTGGATATGACAATGCCGACGGCTTATATATCGATCGGAATTATAAACGTATCACTGCTCGTGTGAACAATGATGTGAAAATAAATGATTTTATTTCATCGATTATTGATATAAATTTTAAACGTAGCATAAACGAAAATCCTTCGATAGACCCCATGTATAGAATAGGAATAACAGCGCCTATTTATGCCGCACAGTGGCAAGATGGACCTGTAGCATCAGGGAAAGATGGCGACAATATTTATGGAATGATTACCCAAGGTGGGTTTAAAAATTATCAGTATAATCAAATCGCTGGAAAATTGGCACTGGATGTGAAACCTTTGGATGGATTGAAATTGACAGGTGTTTTTTCGCCACTTTTGAATTTTGATAAATCGAAACTGTTTACCAAAAAAGTACCCTTTACGGCTTGGAATAATCCGGCTCAAAACATTGGTTTTATCAATGGATATAATCAAACTAATCTGGATGAGAGTCGGGTAGAAAGCTATGAATATACTGCACAATTTTTAGCAAATTATCAAAAAAGCATTAAAAAGCATAACTTCAATGTGCTCGCCGGATATGAATCTTACTATTAT
It includes:
- a CDS encoding NAD-dependent succinate-semialdehyde dehydrogenase, with the translated sequence MAIQTINPSNNRIIKTYYEMSGAAVDTAVGQATNAFQEWKKTDYKARAQLLHNVAGLLRKNKKELAKLITLEMGKLLIHAEGEIKLSAEIFDYYAKNSEKMLADEVLNPVHGKAFIRNSPIGVLLGIQPWNFPFYQIARFAAPNIMIGNTLLIKHASIVPQCALAIEELFKQAGAPDGLYTNLLISKERVAALVADIRVKGVSLTGSEKAGASVAIEAGKHIKKSVLELGGSDAFIILEDADIDKAVEWAVVGRINNNGQCCVASKRFIAVESIVNEFLEKFKIKMAALVLGDPMDAETNLGPLCTEQAAVKIVDQVKRAVEGGAKVLLGGKRPDRDGAYMQATILTDIEPGNPVYYEEFFGPVALFFKVKNEEEAIALANDSPFGLGGSVFTQDIERGKRVADQIDTGMVFINHPTWTQADLPFGGTKGSGYGREMAELGLQEFVNKKLIRISELTDPF
- a CDS encoding cation-translocating P-type ATPase, coding for MGYPIPKDLKGLNAEQIKVSVEKYGDNSLKTKRDSGTWVVLMNILKEPMLILLIVISVIYLVVGNYAEAYFMFAAVVFVSGISFYQDTRSRNAMQALEKLNEPHSNVIRDGHIVAIKTHEIAVGDLCITEEGQIINADGRIVHSNDFSVNESSLTGESLSVFKDADGSDNKVYSGTITVSGLAVFEVQEIGEQTKLGKIGHSIASIIEEKSPLQLQIERFVKKMALVGLVVFILVCLANYFQTKSFVDSLLNGLTLAMSILPEEIPVAFTTFMALGAWRLMRDGVIIKKSSIVETLGSTTVICTDKTGTITENTMHLVAVYSEAGERTAYEQDYQLPEIASVIQNAMWASEPVPFDPMEKELHRLYEQTEKNDRRAQFELFHEYPLEGKPPMMTHLFKNNSGERIIAAKGAPEAILDVSRLLPEKKVALRRLVDQFGQEGYRVLGVATAIYGSDEFPEKQQDFPFDFVGFVVFYDPPKKGIEKVFKQIYEAGIKVKMITGDNSNTAGSIAAQAGIINASAHIEGKELIALSEEQLDRKVQESTLFARMYPEAKLAVIKSLKRNGEVVAMLGDGVNDAPALKAAHIGVAMGHKGTEIAKAAAAVVLINDDFSKLVLAIAAGRRIYANIKKAIQYIISIHIPIILTVSLPLFLGWVYPQIFTPIHVIFLELVMGPTCSIVYENEPMEKNAMQRKPRPISETFLNWKELMISVVQGLVITGGVLFIYQYTHQQGGDEKMVRSMVFTTLIFANILLSFINRSFYYYIYETIRYKNRLIYYITGITLLFMFMMLYVKPVSNFFSMTNLGFTQLLFCLLTAAISTLWMDLYKWWKRSRNA
- a CDS encoding DUF1003 domain-containing protein, with the protein product MKSSSITKIAIAEGEAIRAGDVREGIFNLLRVDFPNIKRDDYISLDELNLYRRRYLTSLISTEKGELAVIDQDVLDAIQKNSILSENIQEEIETELTTGQKLADKVAAFGGSWFFIITFFSFILIWMIINIIILSSRPFDPYPFILLNLILSCLAAIQAPIIMMSQNRQEQKDRIRGEHDYKINLKAELEIKLLSDKIDHLLVHQNKMLLEIQEVQTDYLEDLMKELKKKGK
- a CDS encoding BON domain-containing protein, with amino-acid sequence MKTDTALQLDVQKAILWEPLLDEAEIGVTVKNGVVTLSGYVDNYVKKLEAENATKRVIGVRALAENIKVKFASSFSRTDAEIADEVLVALKRNWSIPSEKISVKVEDGWVTLDGELTWNYQKEAAQHAVHYFVGVKGVDNNIRIKSGRNDAIEKKDIEHALKRSTIDDSNIKVSVSDNVVTLSGTVDSWYQKGEAGRITWNTPGVSHVKNDLDIDYEIDFG
- a CDS encoding FecR family protein; this encodes MKGHIFKYKLQEYIHNRLDLKEYEAFFDELNVVDPILLQQWVAEILEEKEDDASHRIPIPDLSKVHKQVLQNVYEIDPPVTGTTRKMTYWMWASSAAVFLCVLSLLYIFNFKTPSEVNDRSRLFAYENTHSYTIDMQLPDSSIAILYPNAKISYVLNEEGDREIKQLQGKVIYKVHKNPKSPFTVNYRDYVTKALGTVFSVDPKSDENILIKLLEGKVSVGHFDALPKDLVYLNANEEVEVDLKLHKMTKLSEKVLEKSRLARVDKKLSELIPSFNANVAWTNQAVEFSQTKNTQLLQVIENLYEVSIICESPELLSNSFTGSLNRKEPLEKFLTNFCQLNGCSFRLDNGIVHLSNLIRKEGPN
- a CDS encoding SDR family NAD(P)-dependent oxidoreductase — translated: MKKLENKIAIITGGSSSIGKITAQLFLDEGAKVMLVNLSEEQLKEAVTELRSKHVD
- a CDS encoding RNA polymerase sigma factor, with translation MSPKEIATLEKLKDGDLASFNDIYFQYSPKIYVRLIKLVKDQVIAEEILQDVFTKVWVNRTKIDPAKGFVSFLNHISDNLAIDFFRKVQRDKALQLELWVSAVELYYHTEEHVFFKDTQDILTKAIDSLSPKRKEILMLNKFHEKSYKEIAEELGISVSTVSNQLVNALKDIKEYIRKNYRNEAIISFLATLLFKI
- a CDS encoding cupin domain-containing protein — protein: MKRNPELDKGKVHSTVEMVNYVQNAVVNTTILNKTTGSITATSLDIGRELKDETSAFDIYVQIIDGVATVTIDGKINMLKFGESIIIPAHAKHRIAAKEQFKMITTIIKSGYEL
- a CDS encoding helix-turn-helix domain-containing protein, which translates into the protein MKLFIQNMVSLRCKMMVKSELDKLGIEFNQIELGEVKLAKPISKALQNRLKETLHRSGLELMDDKKALLIEKIINIIIETVHYADELPHINFSDFLSGKLQHNYHYLAELFSKTKGITIEHFIILHKVEKIKELIIYDELNLTEISYKMHYCSVSHLSKQFKKITGLTPTFFKNLPDRQRRNLEDL